One Rhipicephalus microplus isolate Deutch F79 chromosome 4, USDA_Rmic, whole genome shotgun sequence genomic window carries:
- the LOC119164393 gene encoding uncharacterized protein LOC119164393, whose amino-acid sequence MQPSNPLTFAMQVSKSYVLFAKKSSNYFLVQFPSPHCCIAIAVECAHMIHSLLILSGDVETNPGPNGNAAILTELQKLSAGQAQLIAEVQSLKSQLSTTDKRITDLNKRMGDLETHYQTLLPLRNDIEKTQANVINMTKKIQELETSLDDAENRSRRNNLLFYGIPDPTRNETWAESEKMIIDICNNNLGLTVQPNDIERAHRLGIHSLNRNRPIIVKFLSYKTRDALLSNGRKLKNTNYSIGEDFSRPVQYARKQLLAFAKARSDKFSLRFKTLHVGSKRYIFDASSHMVKEIA is encoded by the coding sequence atgcagccatctaatccacttacctttgcaaTGCAGGTTAGTAAATCGTATGTCCTCTTCGCTAAAAAGTCGAGTAATTACTTCCTGGTGCAGTTCCCGAGCCCCCACTGCTGTATTGCTATTGCTGTTGAGTGTGCTCATATGATTCACTCGTTGCTGATCTTATCGGGTGACGTCGAAACTAATCCTGGCCCTAACGGAAACGCTGCTATTCTTACTGAGCTACAAAAGCTAAGTGCCGGCCAGGCCCAGCTGATTGCCGAAGTTCAGAGTTTGAAATCTCAACTAAGCACAACGGATAAAAGAATAACAGACTTAAACAAACGAATGGGCGATCTCGAAACACATTACCAAACTCTTCTTCCCCTCAGAAATGATATCGAAAAAACACAGGCTAACGTAATCAACATGACAAAAAAAATTCAAGAGCTAGAAACTTCCCTGGATGACGCTGAAAACAGGTCGCGCCGGAATAACCTTCTATTCTACGGCATCCCTGACCCCACTAGGAATGAAACGTGGGCTGAATCTGAAAAAATGATAATCGATATCTGCAACAATAACCTTGGACTAACAGTGCAGCCTAACGACATAGAACGCGCACATCGTCTCGGTATTCATTCACTAAACCGAAATCGTCCCATAATTGTGAAATTTTTATCATACAAAACCAGAGATGCACTTTTATCAAACGGCAGGAAACTGAAGAACACTAACTACAGCATCGGGGAGGACTTTTCCCGCCCCGTTCAATATGCGCGCAAGCAATTACTTGCATTTGCAAAAGCACGTTCGGACAAGTTCTCCTTGCGGTTCAAAACACTGCACGTCGGGTCGAAGCGCTATATATTTGACGCATCATCACACATGGTTAAGGAAATTGCATAG